The sequence below is a genomic window from Microbacterium sp. cx-55.
GACGAGTGCGGCGCCGTCCGTGCCGCGATCGACAGCACGTCCCCGGACGCCCCCGCCCTTCCCGCGCGCATCTGGCGCCAGATCGCGCCGATCGTGCCGGCCGTCCGCCGCGTGCAGGTCACCGGCGGCACCAACGCCCTGACGGTGAACGCCGAGCAGGTCGGCCGCGAACACCTCCGCGATACCGTGAACGAACTGCTGCATTCGTCCGAGCTCATCAGCGCGGCCGTCGCCGAGGGTCGCCTCGCGATCGTCGCGGTCAACTACCGGCTCGCCGAAGGCGAAGCCGTGCCGGACTTCATCGTCGGCGCCGCAGACGACGCGGCCGCCTGACCCACCATCCACCGCAGAAACGTCAGAGGAGACACCACGTGGCTGAGATCGAGTACCGCATCGAGCACGACACGATGGGAGAGGTGCGGGTTCCCGCATCCGCCCTCTACGGAGCGCAGACGCAGCGTGCGGTGGAGAACTTCCCGATCTCGGGCGACGTGCTCGCCCCGGCCCAGATCGTCGCGCTCGCGCGTATCAAGAAGGCCGCAGCTCACGCCAACAAGGCGCTCGGCACCCTCGACGCACGCA
It includes:
- a CDS encoding carbonic anhydrase encodes the protein MLEGNARFVAGTPRHPRQDVDRRHELAGGQRPRAALFGCSDSRLAAEIIFDEGLGDLFVVRNAGQVMSDSVVGSLEYAVEVLGTPLIVVLGHDECGAVRAAIDSTSPDAPALPARIWRQIAPIVPAVRRVQVTGGTNALTVNAEQVGREHLRDTVNELLHSSELISAAVAEGRLAIVAVNYRLAEGEAVPDFIVGAADDAAA